DNA sequence from the Synechococcales cyanobacterium T60_A2020_003 genome:
AGAGAGGCAACCTCAGAATCGCTCAAATCCTTAACACGCGTGTCAGGATTGATTCCAGTTTTTGCAAGAACTTCTTTCGACCGGGTTAAGCCAATCCCATAAATATACGTCAGACCAATCTCAACTCGCTTGTCGCGAGGAAGATCTACTCCGGCAATTCGTGCCACGTCTCACCATCTCCTTAAGTACACTACTTACTTGCAGTAGCAATCTCCACAGGCGCAAATGCTGCGCCAGCATAGATGCTCTAAATCTAACCTAACCTTGACGCTGCTTATGCTTAGGATTAGAACAGATGACCATCACCCTGCCTCGGCGGCGAATGACGCGGCACTTCTCGCACA
Encoded proteins:
- the rpmJ gene encoding 50S ribosomal protein L36 → MKVRASVKKMCEKCRVIRRRGRVMVICSNPKHKQRQG